In Gadus morhua chromosome 2, gadMor3.0, whole genome shotgun sequence, a single window of DNA contains:
- the LOC115561232 gene encoding caspase recruitment domain-containing protein 10, protein MLNPSIPDDSLGIRLQSIQDIVSQDKHCLLELSLANVQGLLKQGVYPIVIHIQPKNKKYGRLKYASLPQSPHANPDSNSDPKHIRTQCHR, encoded by the exons ATGCTGAACCCCTCGATTCCAGACGACTCTCTGGGCATCAGGCTGCAGTCCATACAAGACATCGTCAGCCAG gATAAGCACTGTCTGCTGGAGCTCAGCCTGGCCAATGTGCAGGGCCTGCTGAAGCAGGGAGTGTACCCAATCGTCATCCACATCCAGCCCAAGAACAAGAAGTACGGGAGACTGAAGTATGCATCGCTGCCTCAGTCGCCTCACGCCAACCCTGACTCTAACTCTGACCCTAAACATATCAGAACACAATGTCATCGTTAA